In the genome of Leptospira kanakyensis, one region contains:
- a CDS encoding ATP-binding protein: MDTKELRLDDTSKNKIKAQFDFQSIFQSLPELYMLLDLDFHIIDISDAYAKATLIEREKVIGHNIFEIFPDNPTDKNADGVKQLKFSLMQVLNYKVSSTMTMQKYDISKPDGSGFEVRYWSPRNSPVFDKEGNLICIVHRAEDVTEFVYLKQQKLEQSEVTEDMSERIAKMESEVLTRAKEVIEKNEALLNSEQNLSITLSSIGDAVLATDEKGIINRLNPVAEGLTGWSESEAIGHNVSEVLKLVSAKTDLPKEIPIFEVLTTGKAKGNSLDGILIHRNGRRINISDNCAPIRNKAGKIIGSILVFRDISEEFAAKTFLEKAKENAELANKAKDSFLATMSHEIRTPLSGLIGMLELLSQTSLNGDQESLVKNALGSGNSLLRILSDILDWSKIEEGKLELSLQPTPISRLLSEVVTTYTNIASSKGLILSFSVDENILGAHIMDPLRLSQIINNFVSNGIKFTSKGNIKVSAELVKNLTHAQQIRFSVTDTGIGLSKKDQSRLFQTYTQATADTARLYGGTGLGLAICRRLADLLDGVITIDSTPGIGSTFSITLSLPAVDLDVNHIDPITKEEGSVEPIARFESYTPRVLAVDDHSVNLELLIRQLEMFGLQVDGADDGDKALMLWLTNKYDLIITDCHMPIKDGYMLTKEIRNIETFSYQKRIPIIGYTANVLSEENEHCLSVGMDEVLIKPARLTNLRKTLLKWLPTIIYPTQTNTSDVLVSTESPIDISELKNIVSNKKDQISILKKFKTHHKNDLTKLVDELSKMNVNEAARLAHRLKGSSQVAGARDLVNGYKKIESFIKENEIDKALKEIEIMKEDVRNIESFIDIL; the protein is encoded by the coding sequence ATGGATACAAAAGAGCTAAGGTTGGACGATACATCTAAAAACAAAATCAAAGCTCAGTTTGATTTCCAAAGTATCTTTCAATCCCTTCCCGAACTTTATATGCTCTTAGATTTAGATTTTCATATCATCGACATCAGCGATGCTTATGCGAAAGCCACACTGATTGAAAGAGAAAAAGTAATCGGACATAATATTTTCGAAATATTCCCCGACAATCCAACAGATAAAAATGCAGATGGAGTCAAACAACTTAAGTTTTCACTCATGCAAGTGCTGAACTACAAAGTTTCTAGCACAATGACGATGCAAAAGTATGACATCTCCAAACCAGATGGTAGTGGGTTCGAAGTAAGGTATTGGAGTCCTAGAAACTCACCTGTATTTGATAAAGAAGGAAACTTAATCTGTATTGTCCACCGCGCAGAAGATGTTACCGAATTTGTTTATCTAAAACAACAAAAATTAGAACAATCAGAAGTCACTGAGGATATGTCTGAACGGATTGCCAAAATGGAATCCGAAGTTCTGACCCGCGCCAAAGAAGTTATCGAAAAAAATGAAGCTTTATTGAATAGCGAACAAAACTTATCCATCACCTTAAGTTCCATTGGTGATGCTGTTCTTGCTACCGATGAAAAGGGCATCATCAATCGTTTGAATCCAGTAGCAGAAGGTTTAACAGGATGGAGTGAAAGCGAAGCCATTGGTCACAATGTCAGTGAAGTTTTAAAATTAGTTTCTGCAAAAACCGATTTACCAAAAGAAATTCCTATCTTTGAAGTTTTAACAACGGGAAAGGCAAAAGGAAATAGTTTAGATGGGATCTTAATCCACCGGAATGGCAGAAGGATCAATATTTCAGACAACTGTGCACCGATCAGAAACAAAGCCGGTAAAATCATTGGATCCATTTTGGTATTTCGTGATATATCAGAAGAGTTTGCTGCCAAAACATTTTTAGAAAAAGCAAAAGAAAATGCTGAGCTAGCAAACAAAGCTAAGGATTCATTTCTTGCTACAATGAGTCACGAAATTCGTACTCCACTCAGTGGACTCATCGGAATGTTAGAATTACTATCACAAACATCCCTTAACGGGGACCAAGAAAGTTTGGTCAAAAATGCTTTGGGATCAGGGAATAGTTTATTACGAATTCTAAGCGACATTCTCGACTGGTCAAAAATCGAAGAAGGTAAATTAGAATTATCACTACAACCAACACCCATTAGTCGGCTTCTCTCAGAAGTTGTCACAACATACACAAATATTGCAAGTTCCAAAGGATTGATTTTATCATTTAGCGTTGATGAAAATATTCTAGGCGCACATATTATGGATCCTTTGAGGCTTTCGCAAATCATAAACAACTTTGTTAGTAATGGAATTAAATTTACTTCCAAGGGTAATATCAAAGTTTCCGCAGAGTTAGTTAAAAATTTAACCCACGCACAACAAATTCGATTTTCAGTGACTGATACAGGGATTGGTCTCAGCAAAAAAGACCAATCAAGATTATTCCAAACATATACCCAAGCCACTGCGGATACCGCGAGGTTGTATGGTGGCACTGGTCTTGGTCTTGCAATCTGTCGACGTTTGGCAGACCTACTGGATGGAGTGATTACAATCGACAGTACACCTGGCATTGGTTCTACATTTAGTATCACATTGTCTCTCCCTGCGGTTGATCTTGATGTAAATCATATAGATCCAATCACAAAAGAAGAAGGATCTGTGGAACCCATTGCGCGTTTCGAGTCTTACACACCTAGAGTTCTAGCTGTTGATGACCATTCAGTGAATTTAGAACTTTTAATACGCCAATTGGAAATGTTTGGACTTCAGGTGGATGGTGCGGACGACGGAGACAAGGCCCTAATGTTATGGCTCACAAACAAGTATGACCTAATCATTACCGATTGCCATATGCCAATCAAAGATGGATATATGTTAACAAAGGAAATTAGAAACATTGAAACTTTTAGTTACCAAAAACGAATTCCTATTATAGGATATACTGCCAATGTCTTAAGCGAAGAAAACGAACACTGCCTTTCCGTTGGGATGGATGAAGTATTAATCAAACCGGCTCGTTTAACAAACCTTAGAAAAACCCTTCTCAAATGGTTACCAACAATCATTTATCCAACTCAGACTAACACATCGGATGTACTTGTTAGCACGGAATCACCTATCGACATAAGTGAACTCAAAAATATTGTATCTAACAAAAAAGATCAAATCTCCATTTTAAAAAAATTCAAAACTCATCATAAGAACGATTTAACAAAACTCGTCGACGAACTTTCGAAAATGAATGTAAACGAAGCAGCACGCCTTGCCCACCGCCTTAAAGGTTCAAGCCAAGTAGCTGGAGCAAGAGACCTAGTAAATGGATACAAAAAAATCGAATCATTTATTAAAGAAAACGAAATAGATAAAGCCCTAAAGGAAATTGAAATAATGAAAGAAGATGTTCGAAACATTGAATCTTTTATTGATATCTTATAA
- a CDS encoding EAL domain-containing response regulator has translation MVAEELKFLVIEDDDFQREIIVDILGRLGAMKVTEARTGTEALNYLNDEKPNSIDIILCDLNMPEMDGMEFLRHIGNSHSSIATIIMSALDGALIDSVRKMASAYGTYLLGAIEKPITPANLETLFSLFKSRDVKQRKELNQGSLFTLGEILEGLTNGDFVPFFQPKIQLSSGRLIGAEALARWVHPERGVIAPYAFIDLLEKSGNIDILTFIMLEESAKACKLIHAQGHKISISVNLSLTSLADTKLADKITRVVSESGLDPKYIILEITETAAMTEMAPALENLARLRMKGFGLSIDDYGTGYSSMQQIARIAFTELKIDQSFVREMTTSNVSKVLINSSIEMATRLQIKCTAEGIETKNDLEQLKGMNCDLGQGYYIAKPMSFENFLKFCNQSLSN, from the coding sequence ATGGTTGCAGAGGAATTAAAATTTTTAGTGATTGAAGACGATGATTTTCAGAGGGAAATCATTGTTGATATATTAGGAAGATTAGGTGCGATGAAGGTTACCGAAGCCCGAACGGGAACAGAAGCACTCAACTATTTAAACGATGAAAAACCTAACTCTATTGACATCATTCTCTGTGACTTAAATATGCCGGAGATGGATGGAATGGAATTTCTTCGCCATATCGGAAATTCTCACTCTTCCATTGCAACGATCATCATGAGTGCTCTCGATGGTGCATTGATTGATTCCGTCCGAAAAATGGCCAGTGCTTATGGAACTTATTTACTCGGCGCGATCGAAAAACCAATCACACCAGCTAACTTAGAAACATTATTTTCTCTCTTCAAATCTCGAGACGTAAAACAAAGAAAAGAATTAAACCAAGGATCCCTTTTTACATTAGGAGAAATTCTAGAAGGTTTAACCAACGGAGATTTTGTACCTTTTTTCCAACCCAAAATTCAATTATCTTCAGGTAGGTTGATTGGAGCAGAAGCCTTAGCAAGGTGGGTTCATCCAGAACGTGGTGTGATAGCACCTTATGCGTTCATTGATTTGTTAGAAAAATCAGGAAACATTGACATACTAACATTTATTATGTTAGAAGAATCAGCGAAGGCATGTAAATTAATTCATGCGCAAGGCCACAAAATATCCATCTCAGTCAACCTTTCCCTTACATCACTTGCCGACACAAAACTTGCAGATAAAATCACTCGAGTGGTATCGGAATCAGGGTTGGATCCGAAATACATCATTCTCGAAATTACAGAAACAGCAGCCATGACGGAAATGGCACCGGCACTTGAAAACTTAGCACGCCTTCGTATGAAAGGATTTGGCCTTTCCATAGATGATTATGGAACAGGATATTCAAGTATGCAACAAATCGCTCGGATTGCGTTTACTGAATTAAAGATCGATCAATCCTTTGTTCGTGAAATGACAACAAGTAATGTTTCCAAAGTATTGATTAATTCAAGCATTGAGATGGCAACAAGGTTACAAATAAAATGTACAGCGGAAGGCATCGAAACAAAAAATGACCTCGAACAACTAAAAGGTATGAATTGTGACTTAGGGCAAGGTTACTACATAGCAAAACCGATGAGCTTTGAAAACTTTTTGAAGTTTTGTAACCAAAGTTTAAGTAACTAA
- a CDS encoding methyltransferase domain-containing protein, producing MPTNTELETLEAVQNYYGKVLKTNKDLKTSACCSVESLPATYSPLLSKIHPVVKEKFYGCGFPFPQALEGRKVLDLGCGSGRDVYLLSQLVGESGTVIGIDMTEEQLNVANNYLDYHREQFGFKKSNVTFHKGFIENLKATGIEDNSIDLVVSNCVTNLSPNKKMVFSEIFRVLKPGGELYFSDVFTDKRIPENLKEDPILLGECLGGALYTEDFRRLLAEIGIYDFRVISKSKIDLLNPEIEEKVGNINFYSITFRVFNIPLEDRCEDYGQVAYYKGTINGVPHQFKLDDHHVLETGKPMLVCGNTADMLCKTHYKDHFQIIGDKSKHFGLFDCGPTSSISSDNGAAGACC from the coding sequence ATGCCCACAAACACAGAATTAGAAACATTAGAAGCTGTACAAAATTATTATGGAAAAGTTCTTAAAACAAACAAAGACTTAAAAACCAGTGCCTGCTGCAGCGTAGAATCCTTACCAGCGACATATTCACCGTTATTATCAAAAATTCATCCAGTTGTGAAAGAAAAATTTTATGGATGTGGGTTTCCTTTCCCGCAAGCACTTGAAGGTAGAAAAGTTTTGGATTTAGGTTGTGGGTCAGGTAGGGATGTTTATTTATTATCCCAATTAGTTGGTGAATCAGGAACCGTCATTGGCATTGATATGACAGAGGAACAGTTAAATGTTGCAAACAATTACCTTGATTATCACAGAGAACAATTTGGTTTTAAAAAATCAAACGTAACCTTTCACAAAGGTTTTATCGAAAACTTAAAGGCAACTGGAATTGAAGATAACTCCATTGACTTAGTGGTTTCTAATTGTGTTACCAATCTTTCACCTAACAAAAAAATGGTTTTTTCCGAAATATTTAGAGTCTTAAAACCTGGTGGTGAATTGTATTTTTCTGATGTTTTTACTGACAAAAGGATTCCAGAGAATCTCAAAGAAGACCCAATTTTACTTGGAGAATGTTTAGGTGGTGCACTTTATACGGAAGACTTCAGAAGGTTACTTGCCGAAATTGGGATTTACGATTTTCGGGTTATATCCAAATCAAAAATAGATCTTTTAAACCCAGAAATTGAAGAAAAAGTAGGGAATATCAATTTTTATTCAATCACATTTAGAGTATTTAACATTCCGCTAGAAGACCGATGTGAAGACTATGGCCAAGTCGCTTACTACAAAGGAACTATCAATGGAGTTCCGCATCAGTTTAAATTAGACGACCACCATGTTCTTGAAACAGGCAAACCAATGTTAGTTTGTGGTAATACAGCAGATATGCTTTGCAAAACACATTATAAAGATCATTTTCAGATCATAGGAGACAAATCAAAACACTTTGGACTCTTTGATTGTGGCCCAACTTCATCAATATCTTCTGACAATGGAGCCGCTGGTGCTTGTTGTTGA
- a CDS encoding AMP-dependent synthetase/ligase, whose amino-acid sequence MSSKVLAKNLAEMFYQSAMLYGDKPAFRTRNKNKQFSTMSFLELYETGVALATGLIALGLEARDHVAVLSENRKEWIISNYGIILSGCADVPRGTDVTDGDIQYILPHSDAKMVFVENETTLQKLERNFRFLPNITHVILMDLDSFSNHSKNKLDNQISLDSKSKTNPQVILMSELITKGKNLRELGDKRVEERITRIQPEDLFTIIYTSGTTGEPKGVMLTHSNMISQLKNIPIHIGPKDRFLSILPVWHSFERVFQMGTIAMGAVQYYTNVRNIREDLSIVKPTFMASAPRLWENLYQAMQMKIQSGSLTMKLLFKIAYVTALNFQRPLHFLKGNRLDLQGRSLIQSAFIAFYSLVSIVVFLFPYLIMDFIVLRKIRQVTGGKLRGSVSGGGSLPFHIDEFFNTVGIPVYEGYGLTETSPGLAFRTPKHLVIGSVGPLFPKTEIQLKDIETGAVIYPPKKGQKGEVYVRGPQIMKGYYKRPDITAKVLSDDGWFNTGDLGIMTYNHTLKIVGRTKETIVLLNGENIEPVPIENKIIQSPLIDHVMVVGQDQKFLGALVLPGLGNFSEYGSTYEELATNKVVLEKIEKEIKNIIRIENGFKSFEKIGEVRLLPKVFEVGDELSAKLSMKRHIITAKYQSLIDSMYAEKVKVSVD is encoded by the coding sequence ATGAGTTCGAAAGTTTTGGCGAAAAATTTAGCGGAGATGTTTTATCAGAGTGCTATGTTATATGGTGATAAACCTGCGTTTCGCACTCGAAATAAAAACAAACAATTTTCTACAATGAGTTTCCTTGAGCTTTATGAAACTGGTGTGGCACTTGCCACTGGGCTCATTGCACTTGGTTTGGAGGCACGTGATCATGTTGCTGTACTTTCTGAAAATAGAAAAGAATGGATCATAAGCAATTATGGAATCATTCTTTCTGGTTGTGCTGATGTTCCTCGTGGTACAGACGTAACAGACGGTGACATTCAATACATCCTTCCACATTCTGATGCGAAAATGGTGTTTGTCGAAAATGAAACGACTTTGCAAAAACTGGAGAGAAATTTTCGATTTTTGCCAAACATCACTCACGTGATTCTTATGGATCTTGATTCTTTCAGTAATCATTCAAAAAATAAGTTAGATAATCAAATTTCGTTAGATTCAAAATCCAAAACAAACCCTCAAGTCATTTTAATGAGTGAATTGATAACCAAAGGAAAAAATTTGCGGGAGTTAGGTGACAAAAGGGTAGAAGAACGAATAACTAGAATACAACCAGAGGATTTATTTACAATCATTTATACTTCCGGAACTACGGGAGAACCTAAGGGAGTTATGTTAACTCATTCAAATATGATTTCGCAGTTAAAAAATATCCCGATCCATATCGGTCCAAAAGATCGATTTCTTTCCATTCTACCTGTATGGCATAGTTTTGAAAGAGTATTTCAAATGGGAACCATCGCGATGGGTGCTGTTCAATATTATACGAATGTAAGAAATATCCGCGAAGACTTATCGATCGTGAAACCTACGTTTATGGCTTCGGCACCAAGACTTTGGGAAAATTTATACCAAGCGATGCAGATGAAAATTCAATCAGGATCTCTGACAATGAAATTACTTTTTAAGATTGCTTATGTCACCGCTCTCAACTTCCAAAGGCCTCTTCATTTTTTGAAAGGGAATCGATTGGATTTACAGGGAAGGAGTTTGATTCAATCCGCGTTCATTGCATTTTATTCTTTAGTTTCGATCGTAGTGTTCCTCTTTCCTTATTTGATTATGGATTTCATCGTATTAAGGAAAATTAGACAAGTGACAGGCGGAAAATTAAGGGGGTCTGTTTCCGGTGGTGGTTCTTTGCCTTTTCATATTGATGAATTTTTTAATACGGTTGGAATTCCTGTGTATGAAGGGTATGGTCTCACAGAAACTTCTCCGGGTCTTGCTTTTCGAACACCAAAACATTTAGTCATTGGTAGTGTAGGGCCTTTGTTTCCAAAAACTGAAATTCAATTGAAGGATATAGAAACTGGCGCCGTCATTTATCCTCCGAAAAAAGGACAAAAAGGAGAAGTGTATGTGCGTGGGCCACAGATTATGAAAGGTTATTACAAAAGACCAGATATTACCGCCAAAGTATTGTCAGATGACGGTTGGTTTAATACTGGTGATCTTGGCATTATGACTTATAATCATACTCTTAAAATTGTTGGTAGAACCAAAGAAACAATTGTGTTACTGAACGGAGAGAATATAGAGCCGGTACCTATTGAAAACAAAATCATCCAATCTCCACTCATTGATCATGTTATGGTTGTTGGGCAGGACCAAAAGTTTTTGGGTGCTTTGGTTTTGCCTGGACTTGGAAATTTTTCGGAATATGGATCCACTTATGAAGAACTTGCAACAAACAAAGTAGTTCTTGAGAAAATTGAAAAAGAAATAAAAAACATTATACGTATAGAAAACGGATTTAAGAGTTTTGAAAAAATTGGTGAGGTGCGACTTTTGCCAAAGGTTTTTGAAGTAGGTGATGAATTATCCGCAAAACTTTCAATGAAAAGGCATATCATCACAGCAAAATACCAGTCACTCATTGATTCTATGTACGCAGAAAAAGTTAAAGTATCCGTTGATTAA